GCTGGAGTGTGCTAACGCTGGCCGTGAAAGGACCGGTCAATGATTTACCGACCTGGAAGCCCGATCTAACCCAAAAATGGGAAATCGATCACGACGGCAAGACGAAGCTGGACCCACAGGGGCAGCCCGTCCCGCAGTTGAATCCCATCACCCACGAGCAAGAAGACCCGCTGGGCTGGCTGGGTAAAGTTCCTTCCGTGGCCCAGCCGCTGCGTAATCCGACGAATTGGCTCAGCTTGATTGGCGTGATCGGCATCGTCATTGCCTTCGGCCATTCGGTGCTGGCCATGAGCGGCGAAGAAACGCTGGCCCAGGTTTATCGTGAAGTGGAATCGCCGAAGTTGCCCAACTTCAAAAAAGTCGGGTTCATCGTGTTCGCCTACAGTTTGTTGCTGACTGGCAGCACGAATTTTCTGGCCGTGTTGCTCATTCCGCGCGGTCAACGCATGAACGAATATTACGATAACTGGCTGGGCGGTCTGGCCATGCACATGCTCGGCCCCATTTGGTTGCAATTATTGCTCAATGCCTTTGTGGTGATTGTCGGATTTTTAATTTTGTCGGGCGCGGTGAATACTTCCATCGTGGGCTCCAACGGCGTGCTAAGCCGCGTGGCCGAAGACGGCGTGCTACCCGACTGGTTTTTGAAGCCTCACCGGAAATATGGCACGCATTACCGCGTGTTGTATCTGATTGCCGCCTTGCAATTGTTCACCATTTTGGTCAGCCGCGGCGACGTCATTTTGCTGGGCGAAGCGTATGCCTTCGGCGTCGTGTGGAGCTTCGTATTCAATACCATGTCGATGGTGGTGCTGCGGTTCAAAAAGCGGCAGCGGCGGGAATTCGCGGTGCCGTTAAACTTTCCTTGGAAAGATGTCCAGATGCCGATTGGGCTGACGCTTATTTTTCTTGTCGTGCTCATTTCAGCGCTGGCGAATTTGGTGACCAAACCCATCGCCACGGTCAGCGGCGTGTGCTTTTCCGCGGTGTTTTTTGGTGTATTTACGGTCACGGAACGACTTCACCGCCG
The window above is part of the Pirellulales bacterium genome. Proteins encoded here:
- a CDS encoding APC family permease, with the protein product MPSSLDSSGSWSGRKLGRVAQTIVVSSVMFSFISYWRVAAIVLCDMSSTAYYIGAIVESAIGEAAPWFILAVLLFSYGMRAVYIESCSLFVRGGVYRIVKEALGGGFAKAAVSALLFDYVLTGPISGVSAGQYIVGLILETVSRVSGQHIHEATALAIKNWGSVAIAVAVTLYFLRQNLLGMHESSSKALKIMIITTVMAVIVLGWSVLTLAVKGPVNDLPTWKPDLTQKWEIDHDGKTKLDPQGQPVPQLNPITHEQEDPLGWLGKVPSVAQPLRNPTNWLSLIGVIGIVIAFGHSVLAMSGEETLAQVYREVESPKLPNFKKVGFIVFAYSLLLTGSTNFLAVLLIPRGQRMNEYYDNWLGGLAMHMLGPIWLQLLLNAFVVIVGFLILSGAVNTSIVGSNGVLSRVAEDGVLPDWFLKPHRKYGTHYRVLYLIAALQLFTILVSRGDVILLGEAYAFGVVWSFVFNTMSMVVLRFKKRQRREFAVPLNFPWKDVQMPIGLTLIFLVVLISALANLVTKPIATVSGVCFSAVFFGVFTVTERLHRRRTHGEKHEHKEQFNRATVEEITTGSLGLNKPYRKLVAIRSPHNLFML